In Lonchura striata isolate bLonStr1 chromosome 18, bLonStr1.mat, whole genome shotgun sequence, one genomic interval encodes:
- the CUX2 gene encoding homeobox protein cut-like 2 isoform X2, with the protein MAAEVGSMCRYRTRFDARRLQVIALSKRSKEAETAFLSAYKQLLDAPDPAPVLEAARSLEDRLQQLQRLEPEPPPLKDLSRPWKKQPELGSTKERREGKSPAAEPPLPGQAPGPGTPLPRNEADRQKGLQEAQVTLAARLGEAEEKIKVLHAALKATQTELLELRCKYDEEAASKADEVAMIMTNLEKANQRAEAAQREVESLREQLAAVNSSLRLACCSPTGTTGQDKVNYSMCSGSRLEAALAAKDREILRLLKDVQHLQSSLQELEESSATQIAELEGQLTAKNEAIEKLEEKLQAQADYEEIKTELSILKAMKVASAGCSLPQSISKAEEALLLGKEAFYPSQKYLLEKPSLLATTEEDHSEDESGKDPLGMEQPYPSPHHAPADDPTSPTPLPTLPGPGMAPDGPRTFSLSPFPGGERLSGDAKAPHLPLPSYKSESSTGAPPFPSSFFGAKSSSVHPVPVPATSATSPPGEPPEGSAGSSSEEEQLDTAEIAFQVKEQLLKHNIGQRVFGHYVLGLSQGSVSEILARPKPWHKLTVKGKEPFIKMKQFLSDEQNVLALRTIQVRQRGSITPRIRTPETGSDDAIKSILEQAKKEIESQKGGEPKTPSASQAVANGAGGSGSEDAIKSILEQARREMQAQQQALLDMESGASGRGGDAAPAERSTLATVSQNVAPAFVKQEEGSGASPGPPQTPLAVLSPAAFVQSIIRKVKSEIGDAGSYFDQHWASERSLLSRPYTSVSPSLSSSSSSYSSMANGRGWPRGEHGEGGTNEDELQPADEEPHRLSEMKAEGAGAEPAAGGRLSYYPTYVPRTLKPTVPPLTPEQYEMYMYREVDTLELTRQVKEKLAKNGICQRIFGEKVLGLSQGSVSDMLSRPKPWSKLTQKGREPFIRMQLWLTDQLGQGISQQPTPSQASPVEPQPSPSPPPSPTEHEKGCQEPLALALESSKENQQPESRSTPALGGKTYPNSQGPMGIQEIVAMSPELDTYSITKKVKEVLTDNNLGQRLFGESILGLTQGSVSDLLSRPKPWHKLSLKGREPFVRMQLWLNDPHNVEKLRDMKKLEKKAYLKRRYGLMSAGSDSESPSARSECASPSAPPQDLSLLQIKKPRVVLAPEEKEALKKAYQLEPYPSQQTIELLSFQLNLKTNTVINWFHNYRSRMRREMLVEGAQDNDTDPEQSGGTAIPGRRAPRSPDSDTEDHKPVFVGGEPPCAAVPVKVKEEQGDAGGWSRRRDSRSPAGAAEGTGPPQEERGAAPHAAAPSAGSLPRRGGRAGATAGAPLPPPPPHPDSSQSSAGSSRCSLVVSPTSPSAASSPGLTGSASPGPSSAGPVSPALPPAPGPRLSTSVQRRHEKMANLNNIIHRLERAANREEALEWEF; encoded by the exons ACCCCGCTCCTGTGCTGGAGGCTGCCCGGAGCCTGGAGGAtcggctgcagcagctccagcgcCTGGAGCCCGAGCCGCCGCCCCTGAAGgatctcagccggccctggaagAAGCAGCCGGAGCTCGGCAGCACCAAAG AGCGCAGGGAGGGCAAGTCGCCGGCAGCCGAGCCCCCGCTCCCCGGCCAAGCGCCCGGCCCAGGGACCCCGCTGCCGAGAAATGAGGCAGACAGGCAGAA GGGCCTGCAGGAAGCTCAGGTCACCTTGGCCGCTCGGCTGGGGGAGGCAGAGGAGAAGATCAAAGTGCTCCACGCAG CGCTGAAGGCCACCCagacggagctgctggagctgcgcTGTAAATACGACGAGGAAGCGGCATCCAA GGCAGATGAAGTCGCCATGATCATGACCAACCTTGAAAAAGCCAACCAG CGGGCGGAGGCGGCGCAGAGGGAAGTGGAGAGCTTGAGGGAGCAGCTGGCGGCCGTCAACAGCTCCCTGCGCCTGGCCTGCTGCTCCCCGACAGGCACCACGGGG CAGGACAAAGTGAACTATTCCATGTGCTCAGGGTCgaggctggaggcagctctggctgccaaGGACCGGGAGATCCTGCGGCTCCTGAAGGACGTCCAGCACCTCCAGAGCtcgctgcaggagctggaggagtcCTCTGCCACGCAGATCGCCGAGCTGGAGGGGCAGCTGACCGCCAAGAACGAGGCCATCGAG AAGCTGGAGGAGAAGCTGCAGGCACAGGCTGATTACGAGGAGATCAAAACTGAGCTGAG CATCCTGAAGGCGATGAAGGTGGCCTCTGCCggctgcagcctgccccag AGCATCTCGAAGGCAGAGGaggccctgctgctggggaaggaggcTTTCTACCCCTCCCAGAAGTACCTGCTGGAGAAGCCCAGCCTGCTGGCCACCACTG AGGAGGATCACTCCGAAGACGAGTCAGGGAAGGATCCACTGGGCATGGAGCAGCCGTACCCATCCCCTCACCACGCCCCGGCCGATGACCCCACATCCCCCACTCCCCTCCCAACGCTGCCTGGCCCTGGCATGGCCCCCGATGGTCCCCGGACTTTCTCGCTGTCCCCCTTCCCGGGGGGCGAGCGGCTTTCGGGGGACGCCAAGGCTCCCCACCTCCCGCTGCCCAGCTACAAGAGCGAGAGCAGCACTGGGGCACCGCCCTTCCCCTCATCCTTCTTCGGGGCCAAAAGCAGCTCCGTGCACCCTGTCCCCGTGCcagccaccagtgccaccagcccgCCCGGCGAGCCGCCCGAGGGCAGCGCCGGCAGCTCCAGcgaggaggagcagctggacaCGGCCGAAATCGCCTTCCAGGtgaaggagcagctgctgaagcaCAACATCGGGCAGAGGGTCTTCGGGCACTACGTGCTGGGGCTGTCGCAGGGCTCCGTCAGCGAGATCCTGGCACGGCCCAAGCCCTGGCACAAGCTGACGGTGAAGGGCAAGGAGCCGTTCATCAAGATGAAGCAGTTCCTGTCCGACGAGCAGAACGTGCTGGCCCTGAGGACTATCCAGGTGCGCCAGAGAG GTAGCATCACGCCACGGATCAGGACACCTGAGACCGGCTCCGACGACGCCATCAAAAGCATCCTGGAGCAGGCAAAAAAGGAGATCGAGTCGCAGAAGGGAG GGGAGCCCAAAACACCGTCAGCATCGCAGGCAGTGGCCAACGGGGCGGGCGGCAGCGGCTCAGAGGACGCCATCAAGAGCATCCTGGAGCAGGCGCGGCGGGAGATGCAGGCGCAGCAGCAGGCGCTGCTGGACATGGAGTCGGGGGCCAGCGGGCGCGGGGGGGACGCGGCGCCCGCCGAGCGCTCCACGCTGGCCACCGTCAGCCAGAACGTCGCCCCCGCCTTCGTCAAGCAGGAGGAGGGCAGCGGGGCCAGCCCCGGCCCGCCGCAGACGCCGCTGGCCGTGCTGTCCCccgccgcctttgtccagagcATCATCCGGAAGGTGAAGTCGGAGATCGGCGACGCCGGCTCCTACTTCGACCAGCACTGGGCGTCGGAGCGGAGCCTGCTCAGCCGGCCCTACACCTCGGTGTCGCCTtcgctgtcctcctcctcctcgagCTACTCCAGCATGGCCAACGGCCGGGGCTGGCCACGGGGCGAGCACGGCGAGGGAGGCACCAACGAGGACGAGCTGCAGCCGGCGGACGAGGAGCCGCACCGGCTGTCGGAGATGAAGGCGGAGGGAGCCGGCGCGGAGCCGGCGGCCGGCGGGCGTCTGTCCTACTACCCCACGTACGTGCCACGGACCCTGAAACCAACGGTGCCGCCGCTGACGCCAGAGCAGTACGAGATGTACATGTACAGGGAGGTGGACACGCTGGAGCTGACCCGGCAGGTCAAGGAGAAGTTGGCCAAGAACGGCATCTGCCAGAGGATCTTCGGAGAGAAG GTGCTGGGACTGTCCCAGGGCAGCGTGAGTGACATGCTGTCGCGGCCCAAGCCATGGAGCAAGCTGACACAGAAGGGTCGGGAGCCCTTCATCCGCATGCAGCTCTGGCTGACAgaccagctgggccaggggatcAGCCAGCAGCCCACACCCTCTCAGG CCAGCCCGGTGGAACCCCAGCCGTCCCCCTCGCcgccccccagccccactgagcACGAGAAGGGCTGCCAGGAGCCCCTCGCCCTGGCCTTGGAGAGCAGCAAGGAAAACCAGCAGCCCGAGAGCCGCTCGACGCCTGCGCTGGGCGGGAAGACGTATCCCAAcagccaggggcccatgggaaTCCAGGAGATCGTCGCCATGTCCCCCGAGCTGGACACCTACTCCATCACCAAGAAGGTCAAGGAGGTCTTGACGGACAACAATTTAG GCCAGCGGCTGTTTGGGGAGAGCATCCTGGGCCTGACGCAGGGCTCGGTGTCCGATCTCCTCTCCAGGCCCAAGCCGTGGCACAAGCTGAGCCTGAAGGGGAGGGAGCCCTTCGTCCGGATGCAGCTCTGGCTCAACGACCCCCACAACGTGGAGAAGCTGCGCGACATGAAGAAGCTGGAGAAGAAGG CCTACCTGAAGCGCCGGTACGGGCTGATGAGCGCCGGCTCGGACAGCGAATCCCCCAGCGCGCGCTCCGAGTGCGCCAGCCCCAGCGCGCCGCCGCAGGACCTCAGCCTGCTCCAGATCAAGAAGCCGCGGGTGGTGTTGGCGCCAGAGGAGAAGGAAGCCCTAAAGAAAGCCTACCAGCTGGAGCCATATCCCTCCCAGCAGACCATCGAGCTGCTCTCCTTCCAGCTCAACCTCAAGACCAACACCGTCATCAACTGGTTCCATAACTACAG GTCACGGATGCGCCGAGAGATGCTGGTGGAGGGCGCGCAGGACAACGACACGGACCCGGAGCAGAGCGGTGGGACGGCCATCCCCGGGCGCCGTGCCCCCCGCAGCCCCGATTCGGACACCGAGGATCACAAACCCGTGTTCGTGGGGGGCGAGCCCCCCTGTGCCGCCGTGCCCGTGAAGgtgaaggaggagcagggggacgCGGGCGGCTGGAGCCGCCGGCGGGACTCGCGCAGCCCGGCCGGAGCGGCCGAAGGGACCGGACCTCCCCAGGAGGAGCGGGGGGCAGCCCCCCACGCCGCCGCCCCCAGCGCCGGCAGCCTCCCACGGCGGGGAGGCCGCGCCGGCGCCACGGCCGGGGCACCTctaccgccgccgccgccacatCCCGACAGCTCCCAGTCCTCCGCGGGGTCGTCCCGTTGCAGCTTGGTGGTGTCCCCAACGTCGCCCTCGGCAGCTTCCTCGCCCGGCCTCACCGGCTCAGCCTCACCAGGACCTTCCTCTGCCGGGCCGGTCTCGCCGGCGCTTCCGCCGGCTCCCGGCCCCCGGCTAAGCACCAGCGTCCAGCGGCGCCACGAGAAGATGGCCAACCTCAACAACATCATCCACCGCCTGGAGCGGGCTGCCAACCGCGAGGAGGCCCTCGAGTGGGAGTTCTGA
- the CUX2 gene encoding homeobox protein cut-like 2 isoform X1, translated as MVLWRSQPKRGEEAAFAIAVFQPLSQMHLDIRKGIHLLSPCSNTAAIPTCLFDDPAPVLEAARSLEDRLQQLQRLEPEPPPLKDLSRPWKKQPELGSTKERREGKSPAAEPPLPGQAPGPGTPLPRNEADRQKGLQEAQVTLAARLGEAEEKIKVLHAALKATQTELLELRCKYDEEAASKADEVAMIMTNLEKANQRAEAAQREVESLREQLAAVNSSLRLACCSPTGTTGQDKVNYSMCSGSRLEAALAAKDREILRLLKDVQHLQSSLQELEESSATQIAELEGQLTAKNEAIEKLEEKLQAQADYEEIKTELSILKAMKVASAGCSLPQASAVARPEALAGLCQPCRWCLCRLSPSRLGSLQSISKAEEALLLGKEAFYPSQKYLLEKPSLLATTEEDHSEDESGKDPLGMEQPYPSPHHAPADDPTSPTPLPTLPGPGMAPDGPRTFSLSPFPGGERLSGDAKAPHLPLPSYKSESSTGAPPFPSSFFGAKSSSVHPVPVPATSATSPPGEPPEGSAGSSSEEEQLDTAEIAFQVKEQLLKHNIGQRVFGHYVLGLSQGSVSEILARPKPWHKLTVKGKEPFIKMKQFLSDEQNVLALRTIQVRQRGSITPRIRTPETGSDDAIKSILEQAKKEIESQKGGEPKTPSASQAVANGAGGSGSEDAIKSILEQARREMQAQQQALLDMESGASGRGGDAAPAERSTLATVSQNVAPAFVKQEEGSGASPGPPQTPLAVLSPAAFVQSIIRKVKSEIGDAGSYFDQHWASERSLLSRPYTSVSPSLSSSSSSYSSMANGRGWPRGEHGEGGTNEDELQPADEEPHRLSEMKAEGAGAEPAAGGRLSYYPTYVPRTLKPTVPPLTPEQYEMYMYREVDTLELTRQVKEKLAKNGICQRIFGEKVLGLSQGSVSDMLSRPKPWSKLTQKGREPFIRMQLWLTDQLGQGISQQPTPSQASPVEPQPSPSPPPSPTEHEKGCQEPLALALESSKENQQPESRSTPALGGKTYPNSQGPMGIQEIVAMSPELDTYSITKKVKEVLTDNNLGQRLFGESILGLTQGSVSDLLSRPKPWHKLSLKGREPFVRMQLWLNDPHNVEKLRDMKKLEKKAYLKRRYGLMSAGSDSESPSARSECASPSAPPQDLSLLQIKKPRVVLAPEEKEALKKAYQLEPYPSQQTIELLSFQLNLKTNTVINWFHNYRSRMRREMLVEGAQDNDTDPEQSGGTAIPGRRAPRSPDSDTEDHKPVFVGGEPPCAAVPVKVKEEQGDAGGWSRRRDSRSPAGAAEGTGPPQEERGAAPHAAAPSAGSLPRRGGRAGATAGAPLPPPPPHPDSSQSSAGSSRCSLVVSPTSPSAASSPGLTGSASPGPSSAGPVSPALPPAPGPRLSTSVQRRHEKMANLNNIIHRLERAANREEALEWEF; from the exons ACCCCGCTCCTGTGCTGGAGGCTGCCCGGAGCCTGGAGGAtcggctgcagcagctccagcgcCTGGAGCCCGAGCCGCCGCCCCTGAAGgatctcagccggccctggaagAAGCAGCCGGAGCTCGGCAGCACCAAAG AGCGCAGGGAGGGCAAGTCGCCGGCAGCCGAGCCCCCGCTCCCCGGCCAAGCGCCCGGCCCAGGGACCCCGCTGCCGAGAAATGAGGCAGACAGGCAGAA GGGCCTGCAGGAAGCTCAGGTCACCTTGGCCGCTCGGCTGGGGGAGGCAGAGGAGAAGATCAAAGTGCTCCACGCAG CGCTGAAGGCCACCCagacggagctgctggagctgcgcTGTAAATACGACGAGGAAGCGGCATCCAA GGCAGATGAAGTCGCCATGATCATGACCAACCTTGAAAAAGCCAACCAG CGGGCGGAGGCGGCGCAGAGGGAAGTGGAGAGCTTGAGGGAGCAGCTGGCGGCCGTCAACAGCTCCCTGCGCCTGGCCTGCTGCTCCCCGACAGGCACCACGGGG CAGGACAAAGTGAACTATTCCATGTGCTCAGGGTCgaggctggaggcagctctggctgccaaGGACCGGGAGATCCTGCGGCTCCTGAAGGACGTCCAGCACCTCCAGAGCtcgctgcaggagctggaggagtcCTCTGCCACGCAGATCGCCGAGCTGGAGGGGCAGCTGACCGCCAAGAACGAGGCCATCGAG AAGCTGGAGGAGAAGCTGCAGGCACAGGCTGATTACGAGGAGATCAAAACTGAGCTGAG CATCCTGAAGGCGATGAAGGTGGCCTCTGCCggctgcagcctgccccagGCAAGTGCCGTGGCACGTCCCGAGGCGCTggccgggctgtgccagccctgccgaTGGTGCCTCTGCCGCCTGTCCCCATCTCGGCTTGGCTCCTTGCAGAGCATCTCGAAGGCAGAGGaggccctgctgctggggaaggaggcTTTCTACCCCTCCCAGAAGTACCTGCTGGAGAAGCCCAGCCTGCTGGCCACCACTG AGGAGGATCACTCCGAAGACGAGTCAGGGAAGGATCCACTGGGCATGGAGCAGCCGTACCCATCCCCTCACCACGCCCCGGCCGATGACCCCACATCCCCCACTCCCCTCCCAACGCTGCCTGGCCCTGGCATGGCCCCCGATGGTCCCCGGACTTTCTCGCTGTCCCCCTTCCCGGGGGGCGAGCGGCTTTCGGGGGACGCCAAGGCTCCCCACCTCCCGCTGCCCAGCTACAAGAGCGAGAGCAGCACTGGGGCACCGCCCTTCCCCTCATCCTTCTTCGGGGCCAAAAGCAGCTCCGTGCACCCTGTCCCCGTGCcagccaccagtgccaccagcccgCCCGGCGAGCCGCCCGAGGGCAGCGCCGGCAGCTCCAGcgaggaggagcagctggacaCGGCCGAAATCGCCTTCCAGGtgaaggagcagctgctgaagcaCAACATCGGGCAGAGGGTCTTCGGGCACTACGTGCTGGGGCTGTCGCAGGGCTCCGTCAGCGAGATCCTGGCACGGCCCAAGCCCTGGCACAAGCTGACGGTGAAGGGCAAGGAGCCGTTCATCAAGATGAAGCAGTTCCTGTCCGACGAGCAGAACGTGCTGGCCCTGAGGACTATCCAGGTGCGCCAGAGAG GTAGCATCACGCCACGGATCAGGACACCTGAGACCGGCTCCGACGACGCCATCAAAAGCATCCTGGAGCAGGCAAAAAAGGAGATCGAGTCGCAGAAGGGAG GGGAGCCCAAAACACCGTCAGCATCGCAGGCAGTGGCCAACGGGGCGGGCGGCAGCGGCTCAGAGGACGCCATCAAGAGCATCCTGGAGCAGGCGCGGCGGGAGATGCAGGCGCAGCAGCAGGCGCTGCTGGACATGGAGTCGGGGGCCAGCGGGCGCGGGGGGGACGCGGCGCCCGCCGAGCGCTCCACGCTGGCCACCGTCAGCCAGAACGTCGCCCCCGCCTTCGTCAAGCAGGAGGAGGGCAGCGGGGCCAGCCCCGGCCCGCCGCAGACGCCGCTGGCCGTGCTGTCCCccgccgcctttgtccagagcATCATCCGGAAGGTGAAGTCGGAGATCGGCGACGCCGGCTCCTACTTCGACCAGCACTGGGCGTCGGAGCGGAGCCTGCTCAGCCGGCCCTACACCTCGGTGTCGCCTtcgctgtcctcctcctcctcgagCTACTCCAGCATGGCCAACGGCCGGGGCTGGCCACGGGGCGAGCACGGCGAGGGAGGCACCAACGAGGACGAGCTGCAGCCGGCGGACGAGGAGCCGCACCGGCTGTCGGAGATGAAGGCGGAGGGAGCCGGCGCGGAGCCGGCGGCCGGCGGGCGTCTGTCCTACTACCCCACGTACGTGCCACGGACCCTGAAACCAACGGTGCCGCCGCTGACGCCAGAGCAGTACGAGATGTACATGTACAGGGAGGTGGACACGCTGGAGCTGACCCGGCAGGTCAAGGAGAAGTTGGCCAAGAACGGCATCTGCCAGAGGATCTTCGGAGAGAAG GTGCTGGGACTGTCCCAGGGCAGCGTGAGTGACATGCTGTCGCGGCCCAAGCCATGGAGCAAGCTGACACAGAAGGGTCGGGAGCCCTTCATCCGCATGCAGCTCTGGCTGACAgaccagctgggccaggggatcAGCCAGCAGCCCACACCCTCTCAGG CCAGCCCGGTGGAACCCCAGCCGTCCCCCTCGCcgccccccagccccactgagcACGAGAAGGGCTGCCAGGAGCCCCTCGCCCTGGCCTTGGAGAGCAGCAAGGAAAACCAGCAGCCCGAGAGCCGCTCGACGCCTGCGCTGGGCGGGAAGACGTATCCCAAcagccaggggcccatgggaaTCCAGGAGATCGTCGCCATGTCCCCCGAGCTGGACACCTACTCCATCACCAAGAAGGTCAAGGAGGTCTTGACGGACAACAATTTAG GCCAGCGGCTGTTTGGGGAGAGCATCCTGGGCCTGACGCAGGGCTCGGTGTCCGATCTCCTCTCCAGGCCCAAGCCGTGGCACAAGCTGAGCCTGAAGGGGAGGGAGCCCTTCGTCCGGATGCAGCTCTGGCTCAACGACCCCCACAACGTGGAGAAGCTGCGCGACATGAAGAAGCTGGAGAAGAAGG CCTACCTGAAGCGCCGGTACGGGCTGATGAGCGCCGGCTCGGACAGCGAATCCCCCAGCGCGCGCTCCGAGTGCGCCAGCCCCAGCGCGCCGCCGCAGGACCTCAGCCTGCTCCAGATCAAGAAGCCGCGGGTGGTGTTGGCGCCAGAGGAGAAGGAAGCCCTAAAGAAAGCCTACCAGCTGGAGCCATATCCCTCCCAGCAGACCATCGAGCTGCTCTCCTTCCAGCTCAACCTCAAGACCAACACCGTCATCAACTGGTTCCATAACTACAG GTCACGGATGCGCCGAGAGATGCTGGTGGAGGGCGCGCAGGACAACGACACGGACCCGGAGCAGAGCGGTGGGACGGCCATCCCCGGGCGCCGTGCCCCCCGCAGCCCCGATTCGGACACCGAGGATCACAAACCCGTGTTCGTGGGGGGCGAGCCCCCCTGTGCCGCCGTGCCCGTGAAGgtgaaggaggagcagggggacgCGGGCGGCTGGAGCCGCCGGCGGGACTCGCGCAGCCCGGCCGGAGCGGCCGAAGGGACCGGACCTCCCCAGGAGGAGCGGGGGGCAGCCCCCCACGCCGCCGCCCCCAGCGCCGGCAGCCTCCCACGGCGGGGAGGCCGCGCCGGCGCCACGGCCGGGGCACCTctaccgccgccgccgccacatCCCGACAGCTCCCAGTCCTCCGCGGGGTCGTCCCGTTGCAGCTTGGTGGTGTCCCCAACGTCGCCCTCGGCAGCTTCCTCGCCCGGCCTCACCGGCTCAGCCTCACCAGGACCTTCCTCTGCCGGGCCGGTCTCGCCGGCGCTTCCGCCGGCTCCCGGCCCCCGGCTAAGCACCAGCGTCCAGCGGCGCCACGAGAAGATGGCCAACCTCAACAACATCATCCACCGCCTGGAGCGGGCTGCCAACCGCGAGGAGGCCCTCGAGTGGGAGTTCTGA